In Clostridium ljungdahlii DSM 13528, the genomic window AATTTGGATTTGACTATTTGAGAGATAATATGGTTATTTACAAAGAAGAAAGAGTACAAAGAGGGCTTAATTTTGTTATAGTGGATGAGGTTGACTCTATTTTAATTGATGAAGCAAGAACACCTCTTATTATTTCAGGTGAAGGAGAAAAATCAACTGAATTTTATAATATTGCGGATAGCTTTGCAAAATCCTTACAAAAAGAGGATTATGAGGTAGATGAAAAGGCAAATTCGGTAATACTTACAGATACAGGTGTAAAAAAGGCTGAAAACTTCTTTCAATTGGCAAACTATGCGGATCCAGAGAATATGGAGATACAGCATTATGTAGTTCAATCTTTGAAGGCTAACTATATAATGAGAAGAGATAAAGATTATATGGTAAAAAATGGAGAAGTGCTCATTGTAGATGAATTTACAGGAAGAATGATGGAAGGCAGAAGATACAGCGATGGGTTACATCAAGCTATAGAAGCTAAGGAAAATGTAAAAGTAGAGAGAGAATCAAAGACACTTGCAACTATTACTTATCAAAATTATTTTAGGATGTTTAATAAATTATCAGGTATGACAGGTACTGCACTGACAGAGGAAAATGAATTTAGAGAAATATACGGACTTGATGTAATAGTAATACCTACCCATAAGCCTATAGCAAGAACAGATTACCCTGATGTAGTTTATAAAAGTGCAAAAGGGAAATTTAAAGCTATAGCAGATGAAATATATGAAACCTATAAAAAAGGCCAGCCTGTACTTGTAGGTACAGTAAGTATAGAAAAGTCTGAGTTACTTTCAGATATGTTAAAGAAAAGAGGAGTACCTCATCAAGTTTTAAATGCTAAGTTTCATGAAATGGAAGCAGAAATAATTTCTCATGCAGGAGAAAAAGGAACAATTACTATAGCAACTAATATGGCAGGTCGTGGTACTGATATAAAGCTAGGAAAGGATGTAGTTGCTCTTGGCGGACTTAAAATAATAGGAACTGAAAGACATGAGTCAAGGAGAATTGATAACCAACTTAGAGGGCGTTCAGGACGTCAAGGAGATCCTGGTACGTCAAGATTTTATGTATCACTAGAAGATGATCTGATGAGAATATTTGGTTCAGATAGACTTCAGGGAATAGTTGAAAAATTAGGTCTCAAAGAAGATGAGGCCATAGAAAGTAGAATGGTTACAAATGCTATAGAAGGTGCGCAGAAGAAAGTAGAAGGAAATAACTTTGATATAAGAAAAACTTTACTTCAATATGACGATGTAATAAATAAACAGAGGGAAATTATATACA contains:
- the secA gene encoding preprotein translocase subunit SecA; the protein is MKLFQKIFGSYSEREVKRVIPIVDKIDSLDSKMQGLTSGELRAKTDEFKDRLSKGESLDEILPEAFAVVREVGYRTIGLKQYREQLIGGVVLHQGRISEMKTGEGKTLVATAPAYLNALTGKGVHIVTVNDYLAKRDRDTMAPIYEALGLKVGVILHDLDQTQRQEAYNCDITYGTNSEFGFDYLRDNMVIYKEERVQRGLNFVIVDEVDSILIDEARTPLIISGEGEKSTEFYNIADSFAKSLQKEDYEVDEKANSVILTDTGVKKAENFFQLANYADPENMEIQHYVVQSLKANYIMRRDKDYMVKNGEVLIVDEFTGRMMEGRRYSDGLHQAIEAKENVKVERESKTLATITYQNYFRMFNKLSGMTGTALTEENEFREIYGLDVIVIPTHKPIARTDYPDVVYKSAKGKFKAIADEIYETYKKGQPVLVGTVSIEKSELLSDMLKKRGVPHQVLNAKFHEMEAEIISHAGEKGTITIATNMAGRGTDIKLGKDVVALGGLKIIGTERHESRRIDNQLRGRSGRQGDPGTSRFYVSLEDDLMRIFGSDRLQGIVEKLGLKEDEAIESRMVTNAIEGAQKKVEGNNFDIRKTLLQYDDVINKQREIIYKQRSQVLEGEDLREYMVDMIKSLVSSIVDSHISGIEEDFEDEVEKLIKYMEEVYVQKDSIKKEDIINLSNEEIKQKYIDIGQKIYEEKEEECTPEQMREIERVILLRVVDTKWMDHIDDMEHLKRAIGLRAYRQQEPAQAYQFEGSEMFEEMIYNIKLDTVKYLLHVQIEKAPERERVAKNVVTNQGEETAMKKKPIKKEKTVGRNDPCPCGSGKKYKNCCGKLANN